The Sander vitreus isolate 19-12246 chromosome 10, sanVit1, whole genome shotgun sequence genome contains the following window.
taactgtatctggctaccttagtggctaccttacctacaggCCAATAAGCCTGTCATCAATGTttttgctaatatgttggacTCAGGTTTATgtctattttcagacatattacCTTTTGAAACTTCTTTTTAAAGTGATTGAACAATAACTTggggcccccctgcagtaactctgaggaccccctaagggtccccgaccccctgttgaagatctctgtctTAGAATAGGTatgaattaaaatacaatttctcTTTGATTTTATGATTCAACCAAGTGAATGTTGAATTTCTCACATAGTACTATAGGAATGATCCAGGTATACCCATACTAGTCCATGACAGCCTCAGTGAGGTGTTTCCATCTCATCAGATGTTTTGTTTAGTATTGTTCCCTACCTTATCTCTCCATCTCTATTTACAGAGCCAGGCAGTGTCGGACGGAGGTAAGCATGAACAAACAACATGCGCGCTGACAATCCTGTAAATCTTGCATTTCTCTGAACTGAAACATGTCTGTGCATGACATAAAGAAAATATCTGATTCAGTTTCGTTCTtggtcatgctttttttttctgtgatgatgaatgggtgtgtttgtgtctggatGTTTTGTAGAGTTGAACATGTCTGCACGGGGCTGTGGAGGCAGCAGCACCAGCCTTCCAGGCACTCCGGGCGGAGAGACCGGCCCAGCCAACAGTGTGCTGTCCTGGGCCGTCTCATTTGAGAAGCTGTTGGAGGACCCCTTTGGAGTCCGACAGTTCACGGTCAGACACACTCAAcatgtgttgtaattttaagtTCAGGAATAACGTGTTGTTTTCTAGCTACCTCTCCCGAGGTGTGCCATATGTTTTcatacacatgtactgtatgtgtcttttCTCCACAGGCTTTCTTGATGTCTGAGGTGAGTGCGGAGAACATTTTATTCTGGCAAGCTTGTGAAAAATTCAGGAAGATCCCAGCCAGCTCCTTGGAGGAGGTATGATGGCACGTTTTTACGTCTTTGCATGTTGAATCATCTCACCCGTCATTTGTGATTCATTATGTTGTGTGTTTAGTCTGCATAAATAAAGTAAAGCTCCCCTTTATATAGTTATTGAAAAATACTCCATTAGAATTTTCCTGACGTTGAATGTTTACAGTGAAGTTAAAGCAACATAGTAACTTGGTTGCTATGTTACCTTAACTGGGTCTCTGTAGCGAGCacatttccactttttttttgttgctttgatATTGCTTTTATTAGGTTACAATATGTTGATATTTAGTTAATAAGCTATAAGTAGCATTTATGAACAGTTCAGtaaacattttatacatttacTGTTGATCTCAATGATGGATTATGCTGTTTTTTAACCATAGTTTTGGGATGTTTGCCTTTCGTTCAAACAATTCCTTCAAATAAGTGACCAGCTGGGTAGCTTTATTAGCTATCGTCAACAAAATTCTATTATAGAAACGGGAAGTGCAGAAATTGACACGGTTGTTGTCCACACATCAGTCGCGTTTCTGTGGTTGCTCAGCTCTCTGTGAAATGTATGCCTTTTAGTGACTTATTGATTGTATGACTTGCAGTGTGGATGCTTGGGAAGGGTTAATTTAATTATTGATACACTTAACAAGGAAAGCCAGTGTTTATACACACTGAGTGGCTTCTTAGATGGGTATCGAAAGCTACATACTCTGATGAAATCCAAAAGGGAAATTGTTATAGTGCATCATTGGGGTTTGTATCTATCCTGATTAAAATTATCAGCTTAGACACAATGATTAGCAAACAAAGTTTAGTTATAGCTATATCTTCTAGAGGTTTCAGTCTGATTGAGCTGTTGTGTTCCCAGCTGAAAACAGCAGCTCGCTCCATCTACAACACCTACCTGTCTGACAGCGCTCCATACTCGGTCAACATCGATGACACAGCCAAGACAGAGGAGAAGGACCTGGAACAGCCCACACCTGACATGTTTAACAAGGCTCAAGCACAGGTTTGGACTCCACACTCCCATTTTAGCTGAGTAATACAGTAATTAATTGTTGGTGGCCCTTCTGACTGTGTGCACATCCGCCCCTGCTTTGTGTCAGATATTTAAACTGATGAAGATGGACAGCTACAGGCGCTTTGTGCGCTCTCCTCTCTACCAGAGCTGCACCTTGGGAAGTGTAGAAGGTAAACTTGTACCTCAGCTCTCTACAGAGCCGGTCCGCATGGGATCCTGGGAAGACGTGGCCACCAGAAGCCCCTTAAGTGACAAGAAGGTAGAGTGATTGGGGGGGGTGGCGGTGGGAGGATGGGTGGACTGAGAGGCAgggttgggggggaaaaaaacggaTTCTTGTTTCAATTTTGCTGTTATTGCATTTCTTTCATCACTGTCTCAAACAGAACAAGAAGTCATGCTCCAACAGCTTGCCAGGTGGCAAGAGTGCTTCGGAGAAACAGCGACAGAAAAGAGACTCGTGGGGAGGTAGTGCTTGCAGATCTAGTTCTTTTTAAGTTATGCCTTGATGTACAACCTGTGACTTTATCTCACAATTTCTCCCTGGCTCTCTTCTTGTTCTTTTCCTCCATCCATAACAATAGATGCATCCGACACCCATAGTTCAGTGTCCCGGAAAGAGTCCAATATGTCAGTCAAGTCAAGCAGCAGTGTGGAGCTTGGCTCCCTCTACCAGCAGATCGAGGTCAGTGCATTTGTGACAACAGGGCACACATGAATGACAAAATGTAGTCATTGAGGTGACCAATCTAAATCGCAGTTCAGAGAATAATCTGGCATATCTgccttccctctcttctccaTCTGTGATGTAGAACGGCAGATCGAGTCCCCGGTCTCCAGAACAGGGTGGTAGAGGTGGGAGTCGGATAGGGGTGGAGGGAGGCTACTGCTGTGTCTACCTACCTGATGGCAGTGCCTCCCTGGCCCCTACGCGTAATGGCCAACCCATCAAAGACATGATGACTAGCCTGTGCGAGAAGAGAGGCTTTCCGCTGAAAGATGTCATCATCTACCTTCAAGGCAAGGACAAGGTGAGCACTTAGCTGCTCTGTCTGCAGCACCAGCCAAAGCTTTAAATCAACAGGATGTTCAGAAATATCTACGGTACCACACTGCAAAGTTGTTTTGCAACAGGTGTTGTGAGAAAGATGACCACTCTCTCTTCCTGTTCTAACATCCTCTCAATTTCTCGCGCCCTCTTTTCATTTCTGAAACTTTGTGAAACCTATTTGAAAGTATCCCCAGTTGATGGTAACGTCTCTGAAAGTCACTTCTCTCGATCTGATACACCGTTGCTCTCTCTGCAGCAGCCCTTATCGCTGGACCAGGACTGCTCCGTTCTGAGAGATCAGCAGGTTTCTCTGGAGCTCAGGGTGACGTTTGCGTGAGTCAACTGTGCCACTTCCTTCATTTGCTCTATCTTTGTCACCAGAGCAGACTTTCACACCCCCGTCCCCACTACAGCATTCCACTTCTCACCATATTAGAGGGAAGTCCTTGTATTAACACCATACATAGATTAGTCAACATCTGCATTGAATACATTATCAAATGGCTAAATGACACCAAATTTGGATTTCCTGCTAAGGTATCAGTGAGTGGCAGATTCTTTGGTAATAACTGGCTTTGTATGACTAGATTTTAATGATGCTATACTGCCGTACcaatgtatttagtttttgtgcTTTACTGCTGTGTGAGGGAGGTtataatgcatgtgtgtttcaggCTGGAGATTGCCTTCACTGGTAAGACAGTTGGGATCATGGCAAAGTCCAGTAAGACGCTGCAGGACGCCCTCTCTGCGGTGCTGCAGAAACACCAACTCAAGCCGCAAGAGGCCGTGGTCACCATGGTGAGTGTCTGTATAGCCACATTTCCATCAAATACTTTAGGTAAAGTACCCTTGGTAACCGTGATAAAACTGTACCATATgtatcagaaaaggatttattgccaagaaaGTAACACTTACAATGAATTTACCTTGGTGGTTggtacatacataaacaaatatgaaataaacaataagtaAATACAGAAACCAAGATGAATTGTTGTACACCGTATAATGAGACCTTGATAGCCAGTGCTAGATAAGTACTGTACATgattaataattacattttctcaATTGTAAAGGAATAACTTAACTGATCTGGTTTGATCAAACATCTTACTGCAATCTTATATTTCTAGTAAATTCACATTAATGACTCACCTCTACTTGTGAAAGCAGCAAACttgtctgacattttaaaaagttctGTCCTTGTGTCCTGTCAGCACTTGTCCACCTCTCCTGCTTACAGCAGCCATTCCTAGGCCACCGTTTATGCGCCACTGTGCATGTTAATATTTATATCCAatccagttttgttttttttaaattgtaaaattgaATGTGTTTCACTATTTTCATTAGTGGAATAAGTGATGAGGATTACACAATCTTTGTAATGCATTGTGTTCTCTGTTATGCATTGAGACCCATTTTTAGCGGGCTCTCTTCTTTATCACCACAAAACTGTgaaactgtcattttttttttttttcttgttttaggTTGGAAGCAACGAGCCTTTGAACATGACCAGCACTGTGTTCAAACTAGCGAACAAGGTGCTACGACTTGAAAAAACCAAAGGTTAATACacgtttaattattatttttttttttaaacccaatgTTTTACTTTCATTTGAACCAGAGAGAATTATGTTTACATAATTTAACTACACTGCTCCCCCAAGTGCACAAGCAGCCTCAGGATGTAAAGAAACCTACATGGCCAATGAGTTCAATCAAATCAGATAAAGGCACATTTAAGCCCTCTAGCCACTGTTTGTTGTCGATGATGTTGGTGATACATTGATGACGCTCTGTGTATACTGCCTGAACCCTGGCTGTGCCACCTTATTCACATAATTGTTTCTTTATGGGTCAGAGAAAGTGTTTCTGCATTTATTGGCTCTCACTTGCTCTTAGCTAGGGCTGATGTGAAAGTCTTTTC
Protein-coding sequences here:
- the rgs14b gene encoding regulator of G-protein signaling 14 isoform X2; this translates as MAKNCNALGIPIGHMSQAVSDGELNMSARGCGGSSTSLPGTPGGETGPANSVLSWAVSFEKLLEDPFGVRQFTAFLMSEVSAENILFWQACEKFRKIPASSLEELKTAARSIYNTYLSDSAPYSVNIDDTAKTEEKDLEQPTPDMFNKAQAQIFKLMKMDSYRRFVRSPLYQSCTLGSVEGKLVPQLSTEPVRMGSWEDVATRSPLSDKKNKKSCSNSLPGGKSASEKQRQKRDSWGDASDTHSSVSRKESNMSVKSSSSVELGSLYQQIENGRSSPRSPEQGGRGGSRIGVEGGYCCVYLPDGSASLAPTRNGQPIKDMMTSLCEKRGFPLKDVIIYLQGKDKPLSLDQDCSVLRDQQVSLELRVTFALEIAFTGKTVGIMAKSSKTLQDALSAVLQKHQLKPQEAVVTMVGSNEPLNMTSTVFKLANKVLRLEKTKGKDQTNRGSGSAAATQAGAVSAGGLEAQSLLQTDRAKTQSKPGKYRDMDGLLEMLSRAQCCRVDDQRGLLTKEQLEIPLFLKLASDQGQDTEPDEPSTTSSSNASSAETPDSAESKAKDLRETSV
- the rgs14b gene encoding regulator of G-protein signaling 14 isoform X3, producing the protein MAKNCNALGIPIGHMSQAVSDGELNMSARGCGGSSTSLPGTPGGETGPANSVLSWAVSFEKLLEDPFGVRQFTAFLMSEVSAENILFWQACEKFRKIPASSLEELKTAARSIYNTYLSDSAPYSVNIDDTAKTEEKDLEQPTPDMFNKAQAQIFKLMKMDSYRRFVRSPLYQSCTLGSVEGKLVPQLSTEPVRMGSWEDVATRSPLSDKKNKKSCSNSLPGGKSASEKQRQKRDSWGDASDTHSSVSRKESNMSVKSSSSVELGSLYQQIENGRSSPRSPEQGGRGGSRIGVEGGYCCVYLPDGSASLAPTRNGQPIKDMMTSLCEKRGFPLKDVIIYLQGKDKQPLSLDQDCSVLRDQQVSLELRVTFALEIAFTGKTVGIMAKSSKTLQDALSAVLQKHQLKPQEAVVTMVGSNEPLNMTSTVFKLANKVLRLEKTKGKDQTNRGSGSAAATQAGAVSAGGLEAQSLLQTDRAKTQSKPGLLEMLSRAQCCRVDDQRGLLTKEQLEIPLFLKLASDQGQDTEPDEPSTTSSSNASSAETPDSAESKAKDLRETSV
- the rgs14b gene encoding regulator of G-protein signaling 14 isoform X1, producing the protein MAKNCNALGIPIGHMSQAVSDGELNMSARGCGGSSTSLPGTPGGETGPANSVLSWAVSFEKLLEDPFGVRQFTAFLMSEVSAENILFWQACEKFRKIPASSLEELKTAARSIYNTYLSDSAPYSVNIDDTAKTEEKDLEQPTPDMFNKAQAQIFKLMKMDSYRRFVRSPLYQSCTLGSVEGKLVPQLSTEPVRMGSWEDVATRSPLSDKKNKKSCSNSLPGGKSASEKQRQKRDSWGDASDTHSSVSRKESNMSVKSSSSVELGSLYQQIENGRSSPRSPEQGGRGGSRIGVEGGYCCVYLPDGSASLAPTRNGQPIKDMMTSLCEKRGFPLKDVIIYLQGKDKQPLSLDQDCSVLRDQQVSLELRVTFALEIAFTGKTVGIMAKSSKTLQDALSAVLQKHQLKPQEAVVTMVGSNEPLNMTSTVFKLANKVLRLEKTKGKDQTNRGSGSAAATQAGAVSAGGLEAQSLLQTDRAKTQSKPGKYRDMDGLLEMLSRAQCCRVDDQRGLLTKEQLEIPLFLKLASDQGQDTEPDEPSTTSSSNASSAETPDSAESKAKDLRETSV